A genomic stretch from Aedes albopictus strain Foshan chromosome 2, AalbF5, whole genome shotgun sequence includes:
- the LOC109430606 gene encoding protein tamozhennic-like produces the protein MAPVYTQNEALNALFEQIMNVHWNFLETDESMQKIKLRQDLEDLILRYLCNIPHDRKFLLPPTVRVLQSSIAELEDFSAYKAANGFEAISQYANNLFTKPWRKEYKVIKMYSGFYQHEIAANLIGAEVLFEEMGYRTMPNQTMVLEEPICPDRVTNVSRDALTANVECRIMKKIYHGLSEMSLRVNWCDIYNFRESNTMDIEQSIQHMAALIQEKHQKTQQARRKESYGSTLAPAISSCNSCNPYQFHPHMQQQQQQQPPAPPMAVLPQQTPPMSFCGPQPLYNAVPPCSMHSQPPGLAYGYHQHNNYQSYLPNSPSQPHVHPSGQSSVINPHQPTPLGAIPHSKSLDHYQNPAAAMYNLTACMQRHSIDQAFDYAAAASASHYGGPMGMGPSAGTYDAVDSCNIPFTNHPYNVSGNRFPLPYNLSANLGPCMNGMPGKPNGNESYYQASINGYHQMAPYYHHRNSSNGPIFGQQAQPTRHAADIYMNQNFDHSGTQTPTSILSKKKTSYDDYEVPSVRNGGDAKSPGDLIYIDTREQAKKERKKSDRGVKNTDLLVDYESEMLPESLAERNQHQQHRHHYLHHQTSRNSRQSDFDSYEDEQLQTGANQRATNVTKRITSKNQDGIGSYEQWNYVFQNLEKQGYNKDLGERGDFLVDVDGEEYPEIAASSRNGTIKRSSNDKLKALKTRSADKVDGIRIPSVKQTQSTKHDRDNERNEAVAARNAQKSLSVQRVVKSSSNNQVDNSHPKANNVSNPTTLSTVGGTINRRNSITRKVSTSSKENGISANVSSGGGILVNHNTSSNYTPASASGKKKTTSFDTAAATIINPDDDRSPSSNNNGYGGSRNEWNCEFCTFLNPETRRICEICAKSRDFNLSSSGTTTTATSNGTATCV, from the exons ATCTTATTCTCCGGTACTTATGTAACATACCACACGATCGAAAGTTTCTCCTCCCCCCAACGGTGAGAGTACTTCAAAG TTCAATCGCAGAATTGGAAGATTTTTCCGCATACAAAGCAGCTAACGGATTTGAAGCAATCAGCCAGTACGCAAACAACCTATTCACAAAACCATGGCGGAAGGAGTACAAAGTGATCAAG ATGTACTCTGGCTTCTACCAGCACGAAATAGCGGCCAATCTGATAGGAGCTGAGGTGCTGTTCGAGGAGATGGGTTACCGAACGATGCCAAACCAAACAATGGTTCTTGAGGAACCCATCTGCCCTGATCGAGTTACCAACGTTTCGAGGGATGCCTTAACGGCTAACGTCGAGTGCCGG ATCATGAAGAAAATTTATCATGGACTGTCTGAAATGTCCCTTCGGGTTAACTGGTGTGATATCTACAATTTCCGGGAGAGCAATACAA TGGATATTGAGCAATCTATACAACACATGGCTGCATTGATTCAGGAAAAGCATCAGAAAACCCAACAAGCTAGGCGAAAAG AATCGTATGGCAGTACGCTAGCGCCAGCAATTAGTTCTTGTAATTCTTGCAATCCGTATCAGTTTCATCCTCAcatgcagcagcaacagcaacaacaaccgcCGGCTCCTCCTATGGCTGTTCTCCCGCAGCAAACTCCTCCGATGTCCTTCTGCGGTCCTCAACCCTTGTACAATGCCGTTCCTCCATGTAGTATGCATAGTCAACCACCAGGCCTAGCTTACGGTTATCATCAACACAATAACTACCAAAGTTACCTGCCGAATTCCCCTTCTCAACCTCACGTTCACCCATCGGGTCAGTCCTCTGTAATTAATCCCCATCAACCTACTCCTTTGGGAGCAATACCCCATTCTAAATCTTTGGACCACTATCAAAACCCTGCCGCAGCTATGTACAACTTGACTGCTTGCATGCAACGGCACTCGATTGATCAGGCCTTTGATTATGCCGCAGCTGCGTCGGCATCGCACTACGGTGGACCGATGGGAATGGGCCCATCAGCTGGAACTTACGATGCAGTTGACAGTTGCAACATCCCATTCACCAATCATCCCTACAATGTGTCTGGGAACCGGTTTCCTCTGCCCTATAACCTTTCCGCCAACCTAGGTCCATGTATGAATGGCATGCCGGGAAAGCCAAACGGAAATGAATCATACTATCAAGCCAGTATTAACGGTTATCATCAGATGGCGCCATATTATCACCATCGCAACAGCAGCAATGGTCCTATTTTCGGACAACAAGCGCAACCCACTAGACATGCTGCCGACATATACATGAACCAAAACTTCGATCACTCTGGTACGCAAACTCCTACATCGATTCTGAGCAAAAAGAAAACATCCTACGACGATTATGAAGTTCCTTCAGTACGAAACGGCGGAGACGCCAAAAGCCCTGGAGACCTAATCTACATTGACACTCGAGAGCAAGCGAAGAAAGAACGAAAGAAATCCGACCGTGGCGTTAAGAACACGGATTTGCTAGTGGACTACGAAAGTGAGATGCTTCCGGAATCATTGGCTGAGCGAAATCAACATCAGCAGCATCGACACCACTATTTGCATCATCAGACATCGCGAAACTCACGGCAGTCCGACTTCGACAGCTACGAAGACGAACAGTTACAAACTGGAGCCAATCAGCGCGCTACAAATGTGACCAAGCGGATTACCAGTAAGAATCAAGACGGCATTGGTTCATACGAACAGTGGAACTACGTGTTCCAGAATTTGGAGAAACAGGGATACAACAAGGATTTGGGTGAAAGGGGTGACTTCTTGGTCGACGTAGATGGCGAAGAATATCCCGAAATCGCCGCTTCCAGCAGGAATGGTACAATCAAACGCAGCAGCAATGACAAACTGAAAGCTTTGAAGACCAGATCTGCAGACAAGGTCGATGGAATACGCATACCGTCGGTCAAGCAAACCCAATCAACCAAACACGATCGGGACAACGAACGAAACGAGGCAGTTGCTGCGCGAAATGCTCAAAAATCCCTATCAGTACAAAGAGTCGTTAAATCTTCTAGCAATAACCAGGTGGACAATAGCCATCCGAAAGCCAATAACGTTAGCAATCCAACAACCCTCTCTACTGTCGGTGGAACAATCAATAGACGAAATTCTATCACTCGCAAGGTTTCGACCTCTAGTAAGGAAAACGGCATATCGGCTAATGTGAGCTCAGGTGGTGGAATCTTGGTTAATCACAATACTTCTTCTAATTATACTCCGGCGTCTGCTTCGGGAAAGAAGAAAACCACCAGCTTCGACACGGCAGCGGCAACTATCATCAATCCGGACGATGACCGCAGCCCTAGCAGCAACAATAACGGTTATGGCGGAAGTCGCAACGAATGGAATTGTGAATTTTGCACCTTTTTGAACCCCGAGACCCGACGCATCTGTGAAATATGTGCCAAGAGCCGGGACTTTAATCTGAGCAGCAGCGGAACAACGACAACGGCAACCAGCAATGGAACAGCAACCTGCGTCTGA